From a single Prosthecobacter fusiformis genomic region:
- a CDS encoding 6-bladed beta-propeller, producing MKTRRHFLAGLTTAAAATFSQTLRSAPDPKKDIIVGHGKHQYKVIKDWVAPGQGRHHPILNCHEMVQVKDGRLFMVGDHWDNQMLVYKPDGTILESWGSVWPGGHGLSLSRENGDEFLFVTDSGLWKSGGSGYRQTGRVSKIDLTGREIFSLSHPMSVGAYEPDQFFNPTETAVAPNGDIYVVDGYGSNYVLRYDHQGRFISRFGGKEGVPELERLNNAHGIEIDRRKGDDQATVLVTSRADHCFRRFTLDGKFIETISVPGCKVCRPVISGQELYAGVCWSTDPVRSKLPQNPSGFTVILDAEGQVISAPGGTAPVYENGQLKPLQQAQPVIDHGHDVCVLDTGDLIVCQWNALQTYPIKLERI from the coding sequence ATGAAGACACGCCGTCATTTCCTCGCCGGACTTACCACCGCTGCTGCCGCGACTTTTTCCCAGACCTTGCGTTCTGCGCCAGACCCAAAGAAGGACATCATCGTCGGCCATGGCAAGCATCAGTATAAAGTCATCAAAGACTGGGTCGCCCCAGGGCAGGGGAGGCATCATCCCATCTTAAACTGTCATGAAATGGTGCAGGTGAAGGATGGACGTCTTTTCATGGTGGGCGACCATTGGGATAACCAAATGCTGGTTTACAAGCCAGACGGCACCATCCTCGAATCCTGGGGCAGCGTCTGGCCAGGCGGGCACGGTCTCAGTCTCAGCCGCGAAAACGGGGATGAGTTTCTCTTTGTCACTGACAGCGGTCTTTGGAAAAGCGGTGGCAGTGGCTACCGCCAGACAGGCCGTGTGAGCAAAATTGACCTGACAGGACGTGAGATTTTTAGCCTCAGCCACCCCATGAGTGTCGGTGCGTATGAGCCGGACCAGTTCTTCAATCCCACTGAGACCGCCGTTGCCCCCAATGGCGATATCTACGTGGTGGATGGTTACGGGTCTAACTACGTATTGCGTTATGACCACCAGGGCAGATTCATCTCCCGCTTCGGTGGTAAAGAAGGTGTGCCAGAGCTGGAACGGCTGAACAATGCCCACGGCATCGAAATTGACCGTCGCAAAGGTGATGATCAGGCGACGGTTCTGGTCACTTCACGGGCTGACCATTGTTTCCGCCGCTTTACTTTGGATGGAAAGTTTATAGAAACGATTTCCGTCCCCGGTTGCAAGGTCTGCCGACCGGTCATCTCAGGCCAGGAGCTTTATGCCGGAGTCTGCTGGTCCACGGACCCGGTCCGCAGCAAGCTTCCACAAAATCCTTCCGGCTTCACGGTCATCTTGGATGCTGAGGGCCAAGTCATCAGCGCTCCCGGAGGCACGGCACCTGTTTACGAAAACGGTCAGCTCAAGCCCCTGCAGCAGGCGCAGCCCGTCATTGATCATGGCCATGACGTCTGCGTTCTTGATACCGGGGACCTCATTGTCTGCCAGTGGAATGCCCTTCAAACTTACCCCATCAAACTGGAGCGCATCTAG
- a CDS encoding alpha/beta hydrolase, with product MKTLIASLTLLMALTAYSIAQGEKTNDSAAIDAASTLGQKYMGNAHVYKKADGQELKLYVMTPPDWKATDKRPAAVFYHGGGWIGGQPTQFNYQGHHLTTRGMVVVQVQYRLVNKKGEVPLNACLDARSSMRWVRSHAAELGIDPDRIAAGGGSAGGHLASYLGMVDGKDDPQDDLSISPKPNALLLFNPALLHGQERPDAPAEGRSAFEPISPWKNVSRDDPPGLILVGSEDGLLLPAKVKEFQNMCQAAGVRMDATIYPGEGHGFFGIGRSRDRFYDTVRETEKFLASLGWITGEPTLTHEQVTEYARMYKQANGVKEKKPKKKKQRKFC from the coding sequence ATGAAAACTCTCATCGCCAGCCTGACTCTCCTGATGGCCCTCACTGCCTACAGCATCGCTCAGGGAGAAAAGACAAATGATTCTGCTGCTATTGATGCTGCCTCTACGCTCGGGCAAAAGTACATGGGGAATGCGCATGTTTACAAGAAAGCCGACGGCCAGGAACTGAAGCTTTACGTGATGACTCCTCCTGATTGGAAGGCGACGGACAAGCGACCTGCCGCAGTTTTTTATCACGGTGGCGGCTGGATTGGCGGCCAGCCCACGCAGTTCAACTACCAGGGACATCATTTGACCACTCGCGGCATGGTCGTTGTGCAAGTGCAATACCGGCTGGTCAATAAAAAGGGAGAGGTGCCTCTAAATGCCTGCCTGGACGCCCGGTCATCCATGCGCTGGGTGAGGAGCCACGCAGCAGAATTGGGCATTGATCCAGACCGTATCGCAGCCGGAGGTGGCTCTGCAGGGGGACACCTGGCCTCATACCTCGGTATGGTGGACGGGAAGGATGATCCGCAAGATGACTTGAGCATCTCACCAAAGCCCAATGCACTGCTGCTCTTCAATCCCGCCCTGCTTCATGGGCAAGAACGGCCGGATGCACCGGCAGAAGGACGCTCCGCATTTGAACCCATTTCCCCTTGGAAGAATGTCAGCCGGGATGATCCTCCGGGCCTGATTCTGGTGGGGTCAGAAGACGGTCTCCTATTGCCAGCGAAGGTCAAAGAGTTTCAAAATATGTGCCAGGCAGCAGGAGTACGGATGGATGCCACCATCTACCCCGGTGAGGGACATGGCTTCTTTGGAATCGGCAGATCACGTGATCGCTTTTATGACACCGTGCGCGAGACGGAGAAGTTTTTGGCGAGCTTGGGCTGGATCACCGGAGAGCCCACTCTCACCCACGAGCAGGTAACCGAATATGCCCGGATGTATAAGCAGGCGAATGGCGTGAAGGAAAAGAAACCGAAGAAAAAAAAGCAGCGTAAATTTTGTTAG
- a CDS encoding glycosyltransferase, whose protein sequence is MKPLSILDVFNRYRFAGGEEYAVERMRQHLRLRHQVSSCQFDSKEWMPPDAPKQHSQALRLFYNPDGKRRFEAAVDEARPDVAIFHNIYPVGSPALYQSAKQRRIPVVQFLHNYRPFSVGGTLYSRGRLLPDALHGSYWREVREGTWMGSVTRSAMMAVLLKFLHRSKWLDSVKTWIAISDFMRERLIEAGAVHPDRIVTLRHAWDCMPQTPEKHDSGYYLYLGRLVEEKGLPTLLAAWDKLHAQLGKDTPRLHIAGEGPLAGLISQHARSNPFICALGKVGGETKADQLLRCRAVIIPSVWWEPLGLVTYEAYDYAKPVLAARSGGLSETVQHGRTGLLHTPGDADGLLQDVLNLEAMSASQRSGLGVSGRHWLRHETDPTLWLRRFEEIVERVIHKKG, encoded by the coding sequence ATGAAGCCACTTTCGATCCTGGACGTTTTCAACCGGTACCGCTTTGCGGGCGGGGAGGAATATGCTGTGGAGCGCATGCGCCAGCACCTGAGGTTGCGGCACCAAGTTTCGTCCTGCCAGTTTGACAGCAAAGAATGGATGCCGCCGGATGCCCCTAAACAGCATTCCCAGGCCCTGCGGCTTTTTTATAACCCAGACGGAAAGCGCAGGTTCGAGGCCGCTGTGGATGAGGCGCGGCCGGATGTGGCGATCTTCCATAATATTTATCCAGTAGGGTCACCTGCGTTGTATCAAAGTGCGAAGCAACGTCGAATACCCGTCGTCCAGTTTCTCCACAATTACCGTCCCTTTTCAGTCGGCGGCACCTTGTATTCGCGAGGCAGGTTGCTACCGGATGCGCTGCATGGAAGTTATTGGAGGGAAGTGCGTGAGGGGACCTGGATGGGGTCAGTGACTCGCAGTGCCATGATGGCTGTGCTTTTGAAGTTCCTGCACCGCAGCAAATGGCTGGACAGTGTGAAGACCTGGATCGCCATCTCAGACTTCATGCGCGAGCGGTTGATTGAAGCCGGAGCCGTGCATCCAGACCGCATCGTCACCCTGCGCCATGCTTGGGACTGCATGCCACAGACGCCGGAGAAACATGATTCAGGTTATTATCTATACCTGGGCAGACTGGTCGAAGAAAAAGGTCTGCCCACACTGCTGGCTGCCTGGGACAAATTACACGCGCAATTAGGCAAGGACACACCCCGCCTGCACATCGCCGGAGAAGGCCCTCTGGCGGGACTAATCAGCCAGCATGCCCGGAGCAATCCATTCATCTGTGCCCTGGGCAAGGTGGGTGGAGAGACCAAGGCAGATCAATTGCTACGCTGCCGCGCGGTGATTATACCCTCCGTCTGGTGGGAACCACTGGGGCTGGTGACGTATGAAGCGTATGACTATGCGAAGCCGGTCCTGGCAGCCAGATCCGGCGGGCTGAGCGAAACAGTGCAGCATGGCCGAACCGGCCTTCTCCACACGCCCGGTGATGCTGATGGCCTGTTGCAGGATGTGCTGAATCTGGAAGCCATGTCCGCCAGCCAGCGCTCAGGTCTTGGCGTCAGCGGCAGGCATTGGCTACGCCATGAAACCGACCCGACCCTGTGGTTGCGAAGATTTGAGGAAATTGTGGAACGCGTGATCCACAAAAAAGGCTGA
- a CDS encoding AAA family ATPase: protein MSDTPQDPPDSPKQPASPDEITRKLEDFIKNSLGGQVVFSRVEPGIRDVSDEEQVESFPPEEPTAAYDFHYKPADIKAYLDRFVIRQDEAKKVLATAVCDHYNHARMLREHKKQKGAAPLEFTKQNVLITGPTGVGKTYLVKHIADLIGVPFVKADATKFSETGYVGADVDDLVRDLVAKANGNVELAQHGIIYLDEIDKLATGGEGRIGRDVSGRGVQTALLKLMEETEVALYAPNDMRSQMQMMFDTRKGRTGREVVNTRNILFIVSGAFSGLERIIEKRQAKASIGFGAMHAEKPKSDDLLREARTKDFIDFGFEAEFIGRLPVRVFCDTLGADDLFQIMKNSEGSLIRQYEREFHAYGVRTIFEDDALRAVAERAAEEKTGARGLVTAWEKVLRDFKFELPSLGLPDLIVDAALVNNPAQAMVRCRQDARSFSTDARAEIVHRFASHFSISHGLELVFDAEAVHALVQRAEREGCGLEDLCQRLFKDYPFGLQLVSRSSGQRAFHINRQSVEHPDRFLSELVVASYRQPETSAS from the coding sequence ATGAGTGATACCCCCCAGGACCCGCCAGACAGCCCTAAGCAGCCCGCCTCGCCCGATGAAATCACGCGCAAGCTTGAAGATTTCATCAAAAATAGCTTGGGCGGGCAGGTGGTTTTTTCCCGGGTGGAACCTGGCATCCGTGATGTATCTGATGAAGAGCAGGTCGAGTCTTTTCCCCCTGAAGAGCCCACCGCAGCTTATGACTTTCATTACAAGCCGGCAGACATTAAAGCCTATCTGGACCGGTTTGTGATCCGCCAGGATGAAGCTAAAAAGGTATTGGCCACTGCAGTTTGCGACCATTACAACCACGCCCGCATGCTTCGCGAGCATAAGAAGCAAAAGGGGGCCGCTCCGCTGGAGTTCACCAAGCAGAATGTTCTCATCACGGGGCCGACTGGCGTTGGCAAAACATACCTCGTTAAGCATATCGCAGATCTCATCGGTGTGCCTTTCGTGAAGGCCGATGCCACCAAATTTAGCGAAACCGGATACGTAGGCGCTGACGTGGATGACCTAGTGCGGGACCTGGTGGCCAAGGCCAATGGTAATGTCGAGCTGGCGCAGCACGGCATCATTTACCTGGATGAAATCGATAAACTGGCCACGGGTGGTGAAGGCCGTATCGGTCGCGATGTCAGCGGTCGTGGGGTGCAGACGGCACTGCTCAAGCTCATGGAGGAAACCGAAGTCGCTCTCTATGCACCGAACGACATGCGCAGCCAGATGCAGATGATGTTTGATACTCGCAAGGGCCGCACTGGGCGCGAGGTCGTGAATACACGTAACATCCTTTTCATTGTCAGCGGGGCTTTTTCCGGTCTCGAGCGGATCATCGAAAAACGCCAAGCGAAGGCTTCCATTGGATTTGGTGCCATGCATGCGGAAAAACCCAAGTCTGATGATCTGCTGCGTGAAGCCCGGACAAAAGACTTCATTGATTTCGGGTTCGAAGCTGAATTCATCGGACGCCTTCCTGTGCGTGTGTTTTGCGATACACTCGGCGCAGATGATCTTTTCCAGATCATGAAGAACAGTGAGGGGAGCCTCATTCGTCAATATGAGCGTGAGTTCCATGCCTATGGGGTCCGCACCATCTTTGAGGACGATGCCTTGCGAGCCGTTGCTGAGCGTGCGGCAGAGGAAAAAACAGGCGCGCGCGGTCTCGTGACCGCCTGGGAAAAGGTCCTTCGTGATTTTAAGTTTGAGCTGCCGAGCCTCGGACTTCCAGATTTGATCGTGGATGCCGCCTTAGTGAACAACCCCGCGCAGGCGATGGTGAGATGCCGACAAGATGCACGCAGTTTCAGCACCGATGCCAGAGCTGAAATCGTTCATCGTTTTGCTTCGCATTTCAGCATTTCACACGGTCTTGAACTGGTCTTCGATGCGGAGGCCGTCCACGCCCTTGTGCAACGTGCCGAGCGGGAAGGCTGCGGTCTGGAAGATCTTTGCCAACGCTTGTTTAAAGATTACCCATTTGGTCTTCAGCTCGTTTCTCGCAGCTCAGGTCAAAGGGCATTTCACATCAATCGGCAGTCGGTTGAGCATCCAGACCGGTTTTTGAGTGAGCTTGTCGTCGCTTCCTACCGTCAGCCCGAAACCTCAGCTTCTTGA
- a CDS encoding lipid A deacylase LpxR family protein, producing MKPILCFLAALVLPTAMHAQEIDPNRFGTLSFYFENDLFASTDENYTNGTRISWTSPALRKFGDDPTMGQMAGYFDNFGWTGNSDYERNVAISLGQSMFTPSNVDAFDLVEDERPYAGWLYVGMGLIWKNSKVKNSLVLNIGVVGPWSYAEETQRVVHETRNQSFPNGWDNQIGNEIGVNASYERMWRIRDRKDFHGWDWDILPYAGATLGNVMTHATIGSEIRFGYNLPDDFGTGAITESATTPTAVENPYTAKSWGRRFGFHFFARGEGRAVARNIFLDGNTFRDSHSVDKYPFVGDLSAGVGMNWKNTKLSYAFVYRTKEFEGQENEQIFGSITLSFNF from the coding sequence ATGAAACCTATCCTCTGCTTCCTTGCTGCACTCGTCTTGCCTACGGCAATGCATGCTCAAGAAATTGATCCCAACCGTTTTGGAACTTTGTCGTTCTATTTTGAGAACGATCTTTTTGCCAGCACCGACGAAAACTACACCAACGGTACGCGCATTAGCTGGACCTCCCCCGCCTTGCGCAAGTTTGGTGACGATCCAACCATGGGCCAGATGGCCGGTTACTTTGACAACTTCGGCTGGACAGGGAATTCAGACTATGAGCGCAACGTGGCCATCAGCCTCGGTCAAAGCATGTTCACCCCCAGCAATGTGGATGCATTCGATCTCGTCGAGGATGAACGTCCATACGCGGGCTGGCTGTATGTCGGTATGGGCCTGATCTGGAAAAACTCCAAGGTGAAAAACTCCCTGGTGCTGAACATCGGTGTTGTCGGCCCTTGGTCATATGCAGAGGAAACCCAGCGTGTTGTTCATGAAACTCGCAATCAGAGCTTCCCCAACGGTTGGGACAACCAGATCGGTAACGAAATCGGCGTAAACGCTTCTTATGAGCGCATGTGGCGCATCCGCGACCGCAAAGACTTCCATGGATGGGACTGGGACATTCTGCCGTATGCAGGAGCAACCCTCGGTAACGTTATGACCCACGCGACCATTGGAAGTGAGATCCGCTTTGGATACAATCTTCCGGATGATTTCGGAACGGGTGCCATCACGGAATCCGCCACGACTCCCACCGCCGTTGAAAACCCTTACACAGCAAAATCCTGGGGCCGCCGTTTTGGTTTCCATTTCTTCGCCCGTGGTGAAGGCCGCGCTGTCGCTCGTAACATCTTCCTGGATGGTAACACCTTTCGCGACAGCCACTCCGTGGACAAGTATCCCTTCGTTGGAGATCTCTCCGCAGGTGTCGGCATGAACTGGAAGAATACCAAGCTCAGCTATGCTTTCGTTTACCGGACTAAGGAATTTGAAGGTCAGGAGAACGAACAGATCTTTGGGTCCATCACCCTGAGCTTCAATTTCTGA
- the aroQ gene encoding gamma subclass chorismate mutase AroQ encodes MSSSRFLSLVSSLCIFMVGCAGSSRPQDDATLPKLMVERLSWMDEVVRVKQARSLPVTDAKREEELLVMMEREGQKAGLPAQAVREFFAGQITAAKFLQTEWLKKYPQGDPTLVGQPLPDLSVTVRPALDRLGKSMLTALAVSRQKQDSRTMMAAAKTELTEAGYSKQVIAAALEGLEAGLK; translated from the coding sequence ATGTCATCTTCTAGATTTCTCTCGCTTGTTTCTTCCCTGTGCATCTTTATGGTCGGGTGCGCGGGTTCTTCCCGGCCACAGGATGACGCGACTCTGCCCAAGCTGATGGTTGAGCGGCTCAGTTGGATGGATGAAGTGGTGAGGGTGAAACAGGCACGCTCTTTGCCAGTCACGGATGCCAAACGTGAGGAGGAACTATTAGTGATGATGGAACGTGAGGGCCAAAAGGCAGGGCTGCCAGCCCAGGCCGTGCGGGAATTTTTTGCCGGCCAGATCACCGCCGCGAAGTTTTTGCAAACTGAATGGCTGAAAAAGTATCCTCAGGGTGATCCAACTCTGGTAGGTCAGCCCTTGCCTGATCTTTCGGTAACCGTCCGTCCGGCCCTTGACCGTCTTGGCAAAAGTATGTTAACGGCACTGGCGGTATCTCGTCAGAAACAGGATTCACGGACCATGATGGCTGCCGCAAAGACTGAATTAACGGAGGCAGGGTATTCCAAGCAGGTCATTGCTGCGGCCTTGGAAGGGCTGGAAGCTGGATTAAAGTGA
- a CDS encoding DUF5069 domain-containing protein: MHVSLMANPYPTLIPGLRSPSDMVSGLVYFGRMLDKIRLHASGQLPEGWQAGRGPSMQGSFDWRCIQFLKVDYSALEAETLKGSKTDEDLLEWVYENGHRPSELEIETWNAFMIKRGWRDTGTQRLHERLAEIGLPPGTVETMFEFIDLDEGRR, encoded by the coding sequence ATGCATGTTTCCCTCATGGCCAATCCTTACCCCACTCTCATTCCCGGACTTCGCAGCCCATCAGACATGGTAAGCGGCCTCGTCTATTTTGGCCGGATGCTGGACAAGATCCGACTTCATGCAAGCGGCCAGCTCCCGGAAGGCTGGCAGGCTGGACGTGGCCCAAGCATGCAGGGAAGTTTCGACTGGCGCTGTATTCAATTTCTCAAAGTGGACTACTCCGCATTGGAGGCCGAAACACTGAAGGGCAGCAAGACCGATGAAGACTTGCTGGAGTGGGTCTATGAGAATGGTCATCGGCCAAGTGAACTGGAGATCGAAACCTGGAATGCCTTTATGATCAAACGTGGCTGGCGCGATACAGGCACCCAAAGACTGCATGAGCGCCTGGCCGAGATAGGTCTGCCTCCAGGCACTGTTGAAACCATGTTTGAGTTCATCGACCTGGATGAAGGCCGTCGATAG
- a CDS encoding GreA/GreB family elongation factor has protein sequence MSRAFVKEDIEIPERTTRRRSVSGLPPGALNLMTAKGAQQLRTRLAELQQASRAPSEILHLKQTLESVTVVESQAAPRDAIVFGSTVTLRNAAGHEANYRIAGVDEVGLEPDNVSWVSPLGKILLDAHLGQSIRLTTNDKTMWTVIRVESLV, from the coding sequence ATGAGCCGCGCATTCGTCAAAGAAGACATTGAGATCCCGGAGCGCACGACGCGCCGGAGATCCGTATCCGGACTGCCTCCAGGGGCGCTGAACCTAATGACAGCAAAAGGCGCACAGCAATTGCGGACACGGCTGGCAGAACTCCAGCAGGCTAGCCGCGCACCAAGCGAGATCTTGCATCTCAAGCAAACTTTGGAATCCGTCACGGTTGTGGAATCCCAGGCGGCTCCGCGCGATGCCATCGTCTTTGGCAGCACCGTTACACTGCGCAACGCCGCAGGTCATGAGGCAAACTATCGCATTGCCGGAGTGGATGAGGTGGGCTTGGAGCCTGACAACGTAAGCTGGGTGTCCCCATTGGGCAAAATACTGCTGGACGCCCACCTGGGACAAAGCATCCGGCTAACTACAAATGACAAGACAATGTGGACGGTCATCCGGGTGGAATCACTTGTGTGA
- a CDS encoding DEAD/DEAH box helicase gives MSQNFRELDVRHDLIRGLEELGILVPTQVQQKVIPFLLKEGADLVAQAQTGTGKTAAFGLPLLMKVNQKVPLVQGLVIAPTRELAKQIGKQLFKFTKHVQEKIFVEVITGGDNIDRQVEALKRPTNIVVGTPGRIMDMIQRRALSLDAVKYVVLDEADEMLSMGFKKELQEILKLTPQRQSTWLFSATFPEAIHALIKGCMAPNPHTIQIDQGHVVNRDIDHRFVILKPEEKTPYITEFLQRQKEGRGLIFCRTKADANTLCRELTALGLPVDVLQGDLMQKERDKVMRAFKKERVQFVVATDVAARGIDVADLAFVIHHQLPDQLEYYTHRSGRTARAGKKGMSLCLIHPKEKWKLPQLEKALHVTFRELRA, from the coding sequence ATGTCGCAAAATTTTAGAGAGTTAGATGTTCGTCATGATCTGATCCGTGGGCTGGAAGAGCTTGGGATCCTGGTGCCGACGCAGGTACAGCAGAAGGTGATCCCGTTTCTGCTGAAGGAAGGGGCAGACCTTGTGGCTCAAGCGCAGACAGGCACCGGCAAGACGGCAGCGTTTGGCCTGCCACTACTGATGAAGGTAAACCAGAAAGTGCCGTTGGTGCAGGGACTGGTGATTGCGCCGACACGGGAGCTGGCCAAACAGATTGGCAAACAGCTCTTCAAATTCACGAAGCATGTTCAGGAGAAGATCTTTGTGGAGGTGATCACAGGGGGCGACAACATTGACAGGCAAGTGGAAGCGCTGAAGCGGCCAACCAACATTGTGGTAGGCACACCAGGACGCATTATGGACATGATTCAGCGCCGGGCGCTGTCCCTTGATGCGGTCAAATACGTCGTATTGGATGAGGCTGACGAAATGCTGAGCATGGGATTCAAAAAGGAGCTCCAGGAGATCCTGAAACTGACCCCACAACGACAGAGCACTTGGCTTTTTTCCGCCACCTTTCCGGAAGCGATTCATGCCTTGATCAAAGGTTGCATGGCACCGAATCCGCACACCATCCAGATCGACCAAGGACATGTGGTGAACCGTGACATTGACCACCGTTTTGTGATTTTAAAACCTGAGGAGAAAACGCCTTACATCACAGAATTTCTCCAGCGTCAGAAGGAAGGGCGTGGGCTGATTTTCTGCCGAACCAAAGCGGATGCGAATACTCTCTGCCGGGAGCTGACTGCGTTGGGACTGCCTGTCGATGTGCTACAGGGAGACCTGATGCAAAAAGAGCGTGACAAGGTGATGCGCGCTTTTAAAAAGGAGCGGGTGCAGTTCGTCGTCGCTACAGATGTGGCCGCCCGGGGTATTGATGTGGCCGACCTTGCTTTTGTCATCCATCATCAGCTTCCCGATCAATTGGAATACTACACCCACCGTAGCGGCAGAACGGCGCGAGCAGGAAAAAAAGGCATGTCTTTGTGCCTCATCCACCCCAAGGAAAAATGGAAGCTGCCGCAGTTGGAGAAGGCGCTGCATGTAACCTTCCGGGAGCTGCGAGCCTGA
- the yghX gene encoding YghX family hydrolase, whose amino-acid sequence MKRQTAADFDQDLLNLYDDYAHGRVDRRGFLERATRFATGGLTAAVLLDMLTPNYALAEQVAKDDPRITGDYSEYDSPLGAGKMRGLLVKPAKANGKLPGVLVIHENRGLNPYIEDVARRVAVAGYVAFAPDALFPLGGYPGNDDKGREMQAKRDPAQMTEDFIAAAKWLAAHPDCNGKVGVVGFCYGGGMSNTLAVRLPELILAAVPFYGRQPAAEDVPKIKAAMLIHNAEMDQKVNEGWPAYEEALKKASVRYTAHMYAGANHGFHNDTTPRYDEAAAKLAWERTIAFFDETLKAG is encoded by the coding sequence ATGAAACGCCAAACTGCCGCCGATTTCGACCAGGATTTGTTGAATCTGTATGATGATTATGCCCACGGCCGTGTGGATCGTCGGGGCTTTTTAGAGCGTGCAACTCGGTTTGCCACCGGTGGCCTTACTGCGGCGGTCCTTCTGGATATGCTGACGCCTAACTATGCCCTGGCTGAGCAGGTGGCCAAAGATGATCCCCGCATCACGGGGGACTATTCAGAGTATGATTCGCCCTTGGGCGCAGGCAAGATGCGTGGTTTGCTGGTGAAACCTGCGAAAGCCAACGGCAAGCTCCCCGGCGTCCTGGTCATTCATGAAAACCGTGGATTGAATCCCTACATTGAGGACGTCGCCCGTCGCGTCGCTGTGGCAGGTTACGTTGCTTTTGCCCCGGATGCCCTTTTCCCACTGGGAGGCTATCCGGGGAACGATGACAAAGGCCGTGAGATGCAGGCGAAACGAGATCCTGCTCAGATGACCGAGGACTTCATCGCCGCTGCCAAGTGGTTAGCTGCGCATCCAGATTGCAATGGCAAAGTGGGTGTCGTGGGCTTCTGCTACGGCGGCGGCATGTCAAACACGCTTGCTGTTAGGTTGCCGGAGCTCATCCTTGCTGCAGTGCCCTTCTACGGCCGCCAGCCAGCCGCGGAGGATGTGCCCAAGATCAAAGCTGCCATGCTGATCCACAACGCCGAGATGGATCAAAAGGTCAACGAAGGCTGGCCAGCCTATGAGGAGGCTCTCAAAAAAGCGAGTGTTCGCTACACCGCCCACATGTATGCCGGTGCCAATCACGGCTTCCACAATGACACCACACCTCGTTATGATGAAGCGGCCGCCAAACTTGCATGGGAGCGAACGATTGCTTTCTTTGATGAAACACTGAAGGCCGGGTAA
- a CDS encoding NmrA family NAD(P)-binding protein, with protein MKIVIIGGTGLIGSKLADKLRQLGHEVIAASPRTGVNTMTGEGLADALAGAQVVVDVANSPSFEDGPVMSFFQTSGQNLLAAEAAAGVGHHIALSVVGTERLLASGYFRAKLVQEELIKAAPIPYTIVRATQFFEFISSIAHAGTRGQAVHLSSVLMQPIAAEDVASALVDIALAGPIHGMVELAGPEAIRLDEIVRRYLRATGDERTVETDPNTGYFGTAVNDQSLTPGEQPLLGKTPLDAWLKSVAIKK; from the coding sequence ATGAAAATCGTCATCATTGGTGGCACCGGACTCATCGGATCAAAACTCGCCGACAAGCTTCGCCAGCTTGGTCACGAAGTGATCGCTGCCTCTCCCCGTACGGGCGTCAACACAATGACGGGTGAAGGGCTCGCAGATGCACTGGCTGGGGCACAGGTAGTGGTGGACGTGGCCAATTCACCTTCATTCGAAGATGGTCCGGTGATGAGCTTTTTTCAAACCTCCGGCCAAAATTTGCTGGCTGCCGAAGCTGCCGCAGGTGTGGGCCACCACATCGCCCTGTCCGTCGTCGGCACAGAACGTCTGCTGGCCAGCGGATACTTTCGCGCCAAGCTGGTCCAGGAAGAGCTCATCAAGGCAGCACCGATCCCTTATACCATCGTGCGTGCCACGCAGTTTTTTGAGTTTATCAGCAGCATTGCTCACGCCGGCACGCGTGGCCAGGCTGTCCATCTGTCGTCCGTTCTCATGCAACCGATAGCCGCCGAAGACGTAGCCTCCGCCTTGGTGGATATCGCCCTCGCAGGGCCGATCCATGGCATGGTAGAGCTGGCTGGGCCAGAAGCCATCCGGCTTGATGAAATCGTACGCCGCTACCTGCGCGCCACAGGGGATGAACGCACAGTGGAGACGGATCCCAATACAGGTTACTTTGGCACTGCGGTGAATGATCAAAGCCTGACGCCAGGTGAGCAGCCACTCCTTGGCAAAACTCCCCTCGATGCCTGGCTGAAGAGTGTTGCGATCAAAAAATGA